A part of Cotesia glomerata isolate CgM1 linkage group LG4, MPM_Cglom_v2.3, whole genome shotgun sequence genomic DNA contains:
- the LOC123263806 gene encoding nucleolin — protein sequence MKPPKLEIMETPKKKALKNKNNGCNPSDESIPKRKKRKAKSLDVPKDNMDQTTEKKIKLENTLNESDHVSSETENVVEESEPKKINYSVEELKKKIEILSSKDNLTKSARKNLAKLKKKLSVQENISATALPKKQVEKEFAEKVCTVDDKEKSVEKKHSVQQPAKKTHNTKNEKNLNQKNKNEVRSKKIKKENVNNIKTLSNKEETEENKTNRINQSKKEIGKEQQQKKKRHVLFVGNIPYGATVEEIKNHFLKEVSQVISVRIPTVKKINEPRGFAYVEFSNSIDYEKGLSLHHSQLNGRRINVQYTQSGSKNAGKKSEIIKKNQLLHSLRKQGKLAGDKNFKSRQNFKKYQETNKL from the exons atgaaaccaCCAAAACTAGAAATCATGGAGACTCCTAAAAAGAAagctttgaaaaataaaaataatggatGTAATCCGTCGGATGAATCTATtccaaaaagaaaaaaaagaaaggcAAAAAGTTTAGATGTTCCCAAAGATAATATGGATCAGactactgagaaaaaaattaaattggaaAATACACTTAATGAATCAGATCATGTTTCATCGGAGACTGAAAATGTCGTAGAAGAAAGtgagccaaaaaaaataaattacagtgtggaagaattaaaaaaaaaaattgaaattctttCTAGCAAAGACAATCTTACAAAAAGTGCCCGTAAAAAtttagctaaattaaaaaaaaaattaagtgtaCAAGAAAATATTTCCGCAACAGCGTTACCGAAGAAACAAGTTGAAAAAGAATTTGCAGAAAAAGTATGTACTGTTGatgacaaagaaaaaagtgtCGAAAAAAAGCATTCTGTTCAACAACCCGCGAAAAAAACTCACaatacaaaaaatgaaaaaaacctaaatcaaaaaaataaaaatgaagtacgatcaaaaaaaataaaaaaagaaaatgtcaataacaTCAAAACATTGTCTAACAAAGAAGAAacagaagaaaataaaacaaatcgtattaaccaatcaaaaaaagaaattggcaaagaacaacaacaaaaaaaaaagcgacATGTTCTTTTTGTCGGTAACATCCCTTATGG AGCAACtgttgaagaaattaaaaatcattttcttaaGGAAGTTAGTCAAGTAATAAGTGTGAGGATTCcaactgttaaaaaaataaatgaacctCGCGGATTCGCTTATGTTGAATTCAGTAACAGTATCGATTATGAG aaaGGATTATCATTGCATCACTCTCAGTTAAATGGCCGAAGAATAAATGTTCAATATACTCAAAGTGGTTCCAAAAATGCGGGCAAGaaatctgaaataattaaaaagaatcaATTGTTACATTCTCTTCGAAAACAAGGAAAGTTAGCtggtgataaaaattttaaaagtcgacaaaattttaaaaagtatcaagagacaaataaattataa
- the LOC123263026 gene encoding muskelin isoform X1 codes for MASSDISDDKFECKTLEYRVSRSSSYSPTYLPENILVDKPQDQSSRWSSDHDHYPQYLVLKLSRPAIVKFLTFGKFEKALVCNIKKFIIYGGMEHENMTELLKGSLKNDSVAETLEIKHKIGLDEIYYPIKYIKIMPIQSWGPSFNFSIWYVRLTGIDDPKIVDPCIKSVNQYFESEILRLCMKYFRCIKQTEIVETLGKVSNVQLEDHRLSALYDILVNKGDYLEAERFITDAVSSGLIDEYTKNQPYCATWTKVTCDDPRPGMRGGHQMVFDSVSEIIYLFGGWNGHKDLSDLWSYDIREKKWTLICQDTESVGGPGARSCHKMCLDPDKKQLFTLGKYLDTQYRCAENLKSDFYVYDIQSNKWTKISDDTSVNGGPKLIFDHQICMDVENRVIYVFGGRILVTSVGIDDHAVGISLSSVEPIFSDLYSYDVSTNTWKLLACDIARSSIPINVPTIKSRVGHSMLFHPSDRKLYIFSGQRSKEYLNDFLTFDVDTSIVEHISLSDFESEELNHIPAAGYTQRATIDSESGEIYVLSGFSKNKEKRDENVHNSFWVYKIKSNTWSCVYRNENVGEKYWNKMQDFEPCPRFAHQLVYDNVRKIHYLFGGNPGRTYLPKLRLDDFWELKLSKPQQDQILTRCKLIIRKHKFKELSFCNSMKALEYLQKDISEIIDHNDVEQTKDFQLLTSVLFYEQNLGRHLTKVTDISSNTSSSDTLAKEFHQRRTKLFDQLMKFFPEKLTQPRTNLVDLLLL; via the exons ATGGCGTCTTCCGATATATCTGATGATAAATTCGAATGTAAAACTTTGGAGTACAGAGTTTCTAGAAGTTCTAGTTATTCACCCACATATTTACCTGA aAATATTTTAGTGGATAAGCCTCAAGATCAATCTTCTCGGTGGTCGTCCGATCATGACCACTATCCACAG tatttagttcttaaattatctcgaccgGCGATTGTTAAATTCCTCACATTcggaaaatttgaaaaagctCTAGTATGCAACATAAagaagtttataatttatggtGGTATGGAGCATGAAAATATGACTGAACTTTTAAAAGG aAGCTTGAAGAATGATTCAGTAGCAGAAACATTagaaattaaacataaaattggTTTGGATGAAATATACTATCCAATAAAATACATCAAAATAATGCCTATTCAATCATGGGGGCCGAGCTTTAATTTTAGCATTTG GTATGTACGCCTAACTGGTATTGATGATCCGAAAATTGTTGACCCTTGCATCAAGTCGGTTAACCAGTATTTTGAAAGTGAAATTCTGAGACTTTGTATGAAATATTTTCGCTGTATAAAACAGACAGAAATAGTTGAAACCCTGGGTAAAGTATCTAATGTTCAATTAGAAGATCACCGATTATCAGCTTTATACgatattttagtaaataagGGAGATTATCTTGAAGCTGAGCGATTTATTACCGATGCTGTTTCCAGTGGATTAATTGACGAATATACTAAAAATCAACCCTACTGTGCGACTTGGACAAAAGTTACATGCGACGATCCAAGACCAGGTATGAGAGGTGGTCATCAAATGGTGTTTGATTCCGTATCagaaattatatatttgttCGGTGGATGGAATGGGCATAAGGATTTATCTGATTTATGGTCTTATGatataagagaaaaaaaatggacTCTTATTTGCCAAGATACGGAAAGTGTAGGCGGACCAGGAGCTCGGTCCTGTCATAAAATGTGCCTTGATCCTgacaaaaaacaattattcacATTAGGAAAGTATTTAGATACGCAATATCGGTGtgctgaaaatttgaaaagtgaTTTTTACGTTTATGATATACAATCTAATAAATGGACTAAAATATCTGACGATACAAGTGTTAACGGAGGCCCAAAACTTATATTTGATCATCAGATATGTATGGATGTTGAAAATAGAGTAATTTATGTCTTTGGTGGTCGAATTCTCGTAACTTCAGTGGGTATTGATGATCATGCAGTTGGAATATCATTAAGTTCAGTCGAACCTATTTTCTCGGATCTTTATTCATATGATGTGTCAACTAATACTTGGAAACTTTTAGCCTGTGATATTGCTCGATCAAGTATTCCAATAAATGTACCTACAATAAAGTCTAGAGTTGGTCATTCAATGCTTTTTCACCCAAGTGATCGgaaattgtatattttttctgGTCAAAGAAGTAAGGAGTATCTAAATGATTTCCTTACGTTTGATGTGGATACAAGTATAGTAGAACACATTAGTTTATCAGATTTTGAAAGTGAAGAGTTGAATCATATACCAGCAGCAGGATATACGCAAAGAGCAACAATTGATTCCGAGTCAGGTGAAATTTATGTCCTATCGggatttagtaaaaataaagaaaaacggGACGAAAATGTACATAATTCATTTTGggtgtataaaataaaaagtaatactTGGTCTTGTGTTTATCGAAATGAAAATGTTGGTGAAAAATATTGGAATAAAATGCAAGATTTTGAGCCATGTCCTCGTTTCGCCCATCAATTGGTTTATGACAACGTTAGAAAAATTCACTATTTATTTGGTGGTAATCCTGGGCGTACTTATTTACCAAAATTAAGACTTGATGATTTTTGGGAACTAAAACTTAGTAAGCCACAACAAGATCAAATTCTTACAAGATGTAAACTTATAATTAggaaacataaatttaaagaacTTTCTTTTTGCAATAGTATGAAAGCACTTGAGTACttacaaaaagatatttctGAAATTATTGACCATAATGATGTTGAACAAACTAAGGACTTTCAACTATTGACTTCTGTGCTCTTCTACGAACAGAATTTAGGGAGACATTTGACAAAAGTTACTGACATTTCATCAAATACGAGTAGTTCGGATACATTAGCGAAAGAATTCCATCAGCGTCGTACGAAATTATTTGATCAGCTCATGAAATTTTTCCCCGAAAAACTCACTCAACCGCGCACTAATTTAGTTGATCTTTTACTTTTGTGA
- the LOC123263026 gene encoding muskelin isoform X2, translating to MTTIHRSLKNDSVAETLEIKHKIGLDEIYYPIKYIKIMPIQSWGPSFNFSIWYVRLTGIDDPKIVDPCIKSVNQYFESEILRLCMKYFRCIKQTEIVETLGKVSNVQLEDHRLSALYDILVNKGDYLEAERFITDAVSSGLIDEYTKNQPYCATWTKVTCDDPRPGMRGGHQMVFDSVSEIIYLFGGWNGHKDLSDLWSYDIREKKWTLICQDTESVGGPGARSCHKMCLDPDKKQLFTLGKYLDTQYRCAENLKSDFYVYDIQSNKWTKISDDTSVNGGPKLIFDHQICMDVENRVIYVFGGRILVTSVGIDDHAVGISLSSVEPIFSDLYSYDVSTNTWKLLACDIARSSIPINVPTIKSRVGHSMLFHPSDRKLYIFSGQRSKEYLNDFLTFDVDTSIVEHISLSDFESEELNHIPAAGYTQRATIDSESGEIYVLSGFSKNKEKRDENVHNSFWVYKIKSNTWSCVYRNENVGEKYWNKMQDFEPCPRFAHQLVYDNVRKIHYLFGGNPGRTYLPKLRLDDFWELKLSKPQQDQILTRCKLIIRKHKFKELSFCNSMKALEYLQKDISEIIDHNDVEQTKDFQLLTSVLFYEQNLGRHLTKVTDISSNTSSSDTLAKEFHQRRTKLFDQLMKFFPEKLTQPRTNLVDLLLL from the exons ATGACCACTATCCACAG aAGCTTGAAGAATGATTCAGTAGCAGAAACATTagaaattaaacataaaattggTTTGGATGAAATATACTATCCAATAAAATACATCAAAATAATGCCTATTCAATCATGGGGGCCGAGCTTTAATTTTAGCATTTG GTATGTACGCCTAACTGGTATTGATGATCCGAAAATTGTTGACCCTTGCATCAAGTCGGTTAACCAGTATTTTGAAAGTGAAATTCTGAGACTTTGTATGAAATATTTTCGCTGTATAAAACAGACAGAAATAGTTGAAACCCTGGGTAAAGTATCTAATGTTCAATTAGAAGATCACCGATTATCAGCTTTATACgatattttagtaaataagGGAGATTATCTTGAAGCTGAGCGATTTATTACCGATGCTGTTTCCAGTGGATTAATTGACGAATATACTAAAAATCAACCCTACTGTGCGACTTGGACAAAAGTTACATGCGACGATCCAAGACCAGGTATGAGAGGTGGTCATCAAATGGTGTTTGATTCCGTATCagaaattatatatttgttCGGTGGATGGAATGGGCATAAGGATTTATCTGATTTATGGTCTTATGatataagagaaaaaaaatggacTCTTATTTGCCAAGATACGGAAAGTGTAGGCGGACCAGGAGCTCGGTCCTGTCATAAAATGTGCCTTGATCCTgacaaaaaacaattattcacATTAGGAAAGTATTTAGATACGCAATATCGGTGtgctgaaaatttgaaaagtgaTTTTTACGTTTATGATATACAATCTAATAAATGGACTAAAATATCTGACGATACAAGTGTTAACGGAGGCCCAAAACTTATATTTGATCATCAGATATGTATGGATGTTGAAAATAGAGTAATTTATGTCTTTGGTGGTCGAATTCTCGTAACTTCAGTGGGTATTGATGATCATGCAGTTGGAATATCATTAAGTTCAGTCGAACCTATTTTCTCGGATCTTTATTCATATGATGTGTCAACTAATACTTGGAAACTTTTAGCCTGTGATATTGCTCGATCAAGTATTCCAATAAATGTACCTACAATAAAGTCTAGAGTTGGTCATTCAATGCTTTTTCACCCAAGTGATCGgaaattgtatattttttctgGTCAAAGAAGTAAGGAGTATCTAAATGATTTCCTTACGTTTGATGTGGATACAAGTATAGTAGAACACATTAGTTTATCAGATTTTGAAAGTGAAGAGTTGAATCATATACCAGCAGCAGGATATACGCAAAGAGCAACAATTGATTCCGAGTCAGGTGAAATTTATGTCCTATCGggatttagtaaaaataaagaaaaacggGACGAAAATGTACATAATTCATTTTGggtgtataaaataaaaagtaatactTGGTCTTGTGTTTATCGAAATGAAAATGTTGGTGAAAAATATTGGAATAAAATGCAAGATTTTGAGCCATGTCCTCGTTTCGCCCATCAATTGGTTTATGACAACGTTAGAAAAATTCACTATTTATTTGGTGGTAATCCTGGGCGTACTTATTTACCAAAATTAAGACTTGATGATTTTTGGGAACTAAAACTTAGTAAGCCACAACAAGATCAAATTCTTACAAGATGTAAACTTATAATTAggaaacataaatttaaagaacTTTCTTTTTGCAATAGTATGAAAGCACTTGAGTACttacaaaaagatatttctGAAATTATTGACCATAATGATGTTGAACAAACTAAGGACTTTCAACTATTGACTTCTGTGCTCTTCTACGAACAGAATTTAGGGAGACATTTGACAAAAGTTACTGACATTTCATCAAATACGAGTAGTTCGGATACATTAGCGAAAGAATTCCATCAGCGTCGTACGAAATTATTTGATCAGCTCATGAAATTTTTCCCCGAAAAACTCACTCAACCGCGCACTAATTTAGTTGATCTTTTACTTTTGTGA